Proteins encoded together in one Plasmodium vivax chromosome 6, whole genome shotgun sequence window:
- a CDS encoding hypothetical protein, conserved (encoded by transcript PVX_111210A), translating into MENNESNHTSYYKSVTSNSNTISIFYEDLKQSKSEKMKLHEWKNDKHVSGKRSKKGYHSNLGFYHHKRKKATEKESRQFIESEKSGNNYPQRELKKKGNLLQQSGKGNADKTKESLLLSVSPGGINTEGNNKLGNHVRSSNGNSGPIQGGALNGGHGNPTKRALHESSHNNNNSGSHGEGVRLTKELLDDLNKRNRILGDESEEDGDHDNQNFLIYVKKRIEQKKEEEKREKRAGRSGRVRGKISGRVSGKVAGGQAGGQWGVQLGEPESIPPGHPQSEDQIKHPSGTHVNEILGESDAEGNPSEVLETPPNGCVDGVAPLSGNYNDDTKGTSNGNRANSNQIETYKTIDDSSSLYSDESTKVYINRKNHVEFNMCENPCDIWYGLRKRNGKRIFISSLGVNGKKNKNKGANARGGNARSATGRSGHVWSATGRGDPVRNSKRGGGIGGIGSSSTGNAISTGNGAHAKAKPKNVERYYISKKKGSSSSLAKLSRDKPSGKNGAKQNIRYVKYSAEWSSSYYSNVINSNDGNLSDNTIATMHIDGNCKYNEEGNEHRSGKGNNHTYNSAAYSGNGKKGHGKNSKNGKNGKNRQNGQNGQNAQNNPLQLNKMGAGNNFIISRNDHHQLAKKSSKKKSKKNIMTWSGRNNNYEHKHRVHFAPVKGVNKNSYYDNQGVKIRIRGGSLGYLSDGAATAAVTASNSTSNAAANGAANFPATPGDALDLGGHSDGANNKADEDGGRKSHAPNGGTNSSMDSGADSGGGVGGSCPREENAQLGEPTSSESNHLKAHSLSMHSGLMKRKENISRDASVTPDNKCKPTNGSSPSLPCGGPIRQEHNENVHAYEKNYFKPSCANNGGEFRAEAKPTVDSACGANQQKGGGTHGPYQSCKNGAKRMNTHKTNKISNHSNYSSCNNYGTHGSHSCNVGSSAYNPAGGNKEHEGNYLAHALPPDGAAPPTTRTETSEHYARNKGKDYIGAPNFYHQHGGKNGGASYHSYANGHANGHANGHANGHANGHANGHANGHANGHANGHANGHANGHANGHANGHANGHANGHANGHANGHANGHANGHANGHKPFDVIKEETFIVAESRDKIIFPDFSYTGEQNRKYKNYYYNNAKFDLSYEIEDDVRKRKKKKWSANNASSSGNNGSGNSGKSAFKSARERVQSILARRRGVDF; encoded by the coding sequence ATGGAGAACAACGAAAGTAACCACACCAGTTACTACAAAAGCGTAACGTCGAACAGCAACACGATtagcattttttatgaagatttaaagcaaagcaaaagtgaaaaaatgaaattacatgaatggaaaaatgacAAACATGTAAGTGGAAAGAGATCCAAAAAAGGATACCACTCAAATCTTGGGTTCTATCAccataaaaggaaaaaagccACTGAAAAGGAAAGCAGGCAGTTTATAGAAAGTGAAAAGAGTGGTAATAACTACCCCCAacgggaattaaaaaaaaagggtaaccTTCTGCAACAGAGTGGAAAAGGTAATGCAGATAAGACCAAAGAGAGCTTGCTCTTAAGTGTATCTCCTGGAGGGATCAACACAGAGGGGAACAACAAATTGGGGAACCATGTGAGAAGCTCCAATGGAAATAGTGGGCCCATTCAGGGGGGTGCCCTTAACGGAGGGCATGGGAATCCCACGAAGAGGGCCCTCCACGAGAGCAGTCATAACAATAACAACAGCGGCAGCCACGGGGAGGGAGTGAGACTCACCAAAGAACTGCTCGACGATCTGAACAAGCGAAACAGAATTCTCGGTGACGAGAGCGAAGAGGACGGAGACCATGACAACCAGAACTTCCTCATCTACGTGAAGAAAAGGATTgagcagaagaaggaggaggagaagcgggagaagaGGGCGGGCAGGAGCGGAAGGGTACGCGGGAAGATAAGCGGTAGAGTAAGTGGGAAGGTAGCAGGTGGTCAGGCAGGCGGTCAGTGGGGGGTCCAACTTGGCGAGCCAGAGAGCATCCCCCCCGGACACCCCCAAAGTGAAGACCAAATAAAACACCCCAGTGGTACCCACGTGAACGAAATTCTCGGAGAAAGCGACGCAGAAGGGAACCCAAGTGAAGTTCTGGAAACCCCTCCAAACGGATGCGTCGATGGAGTGGCTCCTCTAAGTGGCAACTACAATGATGATACTAAGGGGACGAGCAACGGGAATAGAGCAAATTCCAATCAGATAGAAACGTACAAAACTATCGACGACAGTAGCTCCCTTTATAGTGATGAATCTACGAAGGTGTATATCAATAGGAAGAATCACGTTGAATTTAATATGTGCGAAAATCCCTGTGACATTTGGTACGGGCTGAGAAAGCGGAATGGCAAGCGCATTTTTATTAGCAGTTTGGGTGTGAATGGtaagaagaataaaaacaaGGGGGCGAATGcccgggggggaaatgcgAGGAGTGCCACTGGTAGAAGTGGTCACGTTTGGAGCGCCACCGGGAGGGGCGACCCAGTGAGGAACTCCAAAAGGGGTGGGGGCATCGGTGGCATCGGTAGTAGCAGCACTGGCAACGCTATTAGCACTGGCAACGGCGCGCACGCGAAGGCCAAGCCCAAGAACGTGGAGAGGTACTACATAAGCAAGAAGAAgggaagcagcagcagtTTGGCCAAGCTAAGTCGAGACAAACCCAGCGGAAAAAACGGCGCCAAGCAAAACATCAGATACGTCAAGTACAGCGCGGAGTGGAGCTCCAGTTACTACTCCAACGTGATAAACAGCAACGATGGGAACCTCTCTGACAACACCATTGCGACGATGCACATCGATGGCAATTGCAAATATAACGAGGAGGGCAACGAGCACAGAAGTGGCAAGGGGAATAACCACACGTACAACTCAGCCGCGTATAGCGGTAACGGTAAGAAAGGCCATGggaaaaattcgaaaaatgggaaaaacgggaaaaaccGGCAAAACGGACAAAACGGACAAAACGCACAAAACAACCCTTTGCAGCTCAATAAAATGGGCGCGGGAAacaattttatcatttcgcGTAATGACCATcaccagctagccaaaaagtcttcaaaaaaaaaaagtaaaaaaaatattatgaccTGGTCAGGTAGAAATAACAATTATGAGCACAAACACAGGGTGCATTTTGCGCCGGTCAAGGGTGTCAACAAGAATAGTTACTACGACAACCAGGGGGTCAAAATTAGGATAAGGGGGGGGTCCCTGGGGTATTTGAGCGACGGTGCCGCAACAGCTGCGGTCACTGCGTCGAACAGTACTTCCAACGCTGCCGCTAACGGTGCAGCCAACTTTCCCGCCACCCCCGGTGATGCGCTCGACCTGGGGGGCCACAGCGATGGAGCTAATAACAAGGCGGACGAAGATGGAGGCAGAAAAAGTCACgcgccaaacgggggaacaaACAGTAGCATGGACAGTGGTGCCGATAGCGGTGGGGGTGTTGGTGGCAGTTGCCCCCGCGAGGAAAACGCACAGTTGGGAGAGCCAACGAGCAGCGAGAGCAACCATTTAAAAGCTCACTCCCTTTCGATGCACAGCGGGCtgatgaagaggaaagaGAATATCTCTCGTGACGCCAGCGTAACACCAGATAATAAATGCAAACCAACAAATGGAAGTAGCCCTTCTCTCCCCTGTGGTGGCCCCATACGACAGGAGCATAACGAAAATGTACATGCGTatgaaaagaattatttcaaaCCATCCTGTGCGAATAACGGAGGTGAATTTCGCGCTGAGGCCAAACCCACTGTGGACAGTGCGTGCGGAGCAAACCAacagaaggggggagggacgCACGGGCCCTATCAGAGCTGTAAAAATGGAGCCAAAAGAATGAACACACATAAGACGAACAAGATAAGCAACCACAGTAACTACAGCAGCTGCAATAACTACGGTACCCACGGTAGCCACAGTTGCAATGTTGGCAGCTCGGCCTACAACCCCGCGGGGGGCAACAAAGAGCATGAGGGGAACTACTTGGCTCATGCGTTGCCCCCCGATGGTGCCGCTCCGCCCACGACTCGCACTGAAACAAGTGAGCACTACGCGAGGAACAAGGGGAAGGATTATATCGGTGCACCCAACTTTTACCACCAGCATGGTGGAAAGAACGGGGGGGCCAGTTACCACAGCTATGCGAATGGTCACGCGAATGGTCACGCGAATGGTCACGCGAATGGTCACGCGAATGGTCACGCGAATGGTCACGCGAATGGTCACGCGAATGGTCACGCGAATGGTCACGCGAATGGTCACGCGAATGGTCACGCGAATGGTCACGCGAATGGTCACGCGAATGGTCATGCGAATGGTCACGCGAATGGTCACGCGAATGGTCACGCGAATGGTCACGCGAATGGTCACGCGAATGGTCACAAACCCTTTGACGTGATCAAGGAGGAGACGTTCATCGTGGCGGAGAGCAGAGACAAAATCATCTTCCCAGATTTTAGCTACACGGGAGAGCAAAATAGGAAGTACAAAAATTACTACTACAACAACGCCAAATTTGACTTGTCCTACGAAATTGAGGACGACGTacggaagcggaagaaaaagaagtggaGCGCCAACAACGCAAGCAGCAGCGGAAACAATGGAAGTGGGAATAGTGGCAAGTCAGCTTTTAAGAGCGCCAGGGAGAGGGTGCAGTCCATCCTGGCCAGGCGGAGGGGCGTGGACTTCTGA